In the genome of Paenibacillus pabuli, one region contains:
- a CDS encoding N-acetylglucosamine kinase, whose translation MRVYVGVDGGGTNTDAAIISESGEILARLSGGPTNPHSVPLEQALSELQRVLEQLFNLKSDLSTNCEGICLGMSGIDTIQERQLIADAVNNYMKSRNRQGSESCPVWVASEGEIALMASLGHTHGVLCISGTGSIVYGFTLEGERYRAGGWGHLLGDEGSGYRIGQRALQAVMQSYDGVLPPTRLTPLLLKKLNLRDISELKSRVYQTNWGKSETASIARLAIEAAESGDEAARALIIDEAAQLADTAKALIARHPEFASTQVVLSGSLFRYAVLFRNTFIQKLSGYYGELDFVYREDAPAPAVGAALLARKRRSLNESF comes from the coding sequence TTGCGAGTATATGTTGGCGTAGATGGAGGCGGTACCAATACTGATGCAGCAATCATTTCTGAATCTGGCGAGATTCTCGCCCGGCTCAGCGGCGGTCCCACGAATCCTCACAGCGTACCCCTGGAACAGGCACTTTCCGAACTGCAACGAGTGCTGGAACAGCTATTCAATCTAAAAAGTGATTTATCGACAAATTGTGAAGGTATATGCCTTGGTATGTCAGGTATAGACACAATTCAAGAACGGCAACTTATAGCCGACGCAGTAAATAACTATATGAAGAGTCGTAATCGGCAAGGATCAGAAAGCTGTCCTGTCTGGGTTGCATCCGAAGGAGAGATTGCCCTGATGGCCTCTCTCGGACATACTCACGGTGTATTGTGCATCTCTGGAACAGGGTCCATCGTGTACGGATTTACGCTGGAAGGAGAACGATACCGTGCAGGAGGCTGGGGTCATCTGCTCGGAGATGAAGGGAGCGGCTATCGTATTGGACAACGTGCACTCCAAGCGGTCATGCAGAGCTATGATGGTGTTCTTCCTCCAACCCGTTTAACCCCGCTTCTTCTAAAGAAACTGAACCTTCGGGATATATCGGAGCTAAAGTCGCGGGTCTATCAGACGAATTGGGGCAAAAGCGAGACAGCATCCATTGCCCGCCTTGCTATAGAGGCAGCTGAATCCGGGGACGAGGCTGCCCGGGCACTAATCATCGATGAGGCCGCACAATTGGCGGATACCGCCAAAGCGCTGATTGCCCGTCATCCCGAATTTGCATCTACTCAGGTTGTCCTGTCCGGGTCGCTGTTTCGATACGCTGTGCTTTTCCGCAATACATTTATCCAGAAGTTATCGGGATATTATGGAGAGTTGGACTTTGTATATCGTGAAGATGCCCCTGCTCCAGCGGTAGGTGCAGCACTACTGGCAAGAAAACGCCGTTCCCTGAATGAATCATTTTAA
- a CDS encoding ABC transporter substrate-binding protein — protein sequence MKKKGLVWTMLLMMVLVTACGNSGGAASDDPNAEDTVTVWTYPVHGTYEDELKDLISDFNKEHPNITVKTEMLSWAEGPKKFDVALNAGNPPDLYFHSVDGTYVNTGLGLELDSYLTPEIKDDYLPGTLELGQIQGKQYGLPLYQFQWAWGGNKRILEEAGIDWKSIQQNGWTWSEFNDAAAKLTQTLDGGKKQYALVTDGTSLDFIEMLSRNNGMIDVLDTDGTFQWNDGRILDTLSFIKNLMDQGYMPKETAALAPAKRTDMFYAGETAIISKAIPYYDVMIQNRNKDIDDGKVQGEKIDFVLLPVPHNDDQPAATTMGGEGYVAFKQKKDKGEQHAKNTFLVMEALSGAKAGNSANELALPFVRQSQVDLFKGKELGQPDNLAAAKVMAENIAMPVVLELDIDKASQQKQFKEQVVKPNIQALFSGEKTPEQIAEDFKNKGQQMFGQ from the coding sequence ATGAAAAAGAAGGGTCTGGTATGGACAATGTTGTTGATGATGGTCTTGGTTACTGCCTGTGGGAATAGCGGTGGGGCTGCTTCGGATGACCCAAATGCTGAAGATACGGTAACGGTATGGACCTATCCTGTACATGGCACATATGAAGATGAACTGAAGGATCTAATCTCTGATTTCAACAAAGAACACCCGAACATTACCGTGAAGACGGAAATGCTCTCCTGGGCGGAAGGCCCCAAAAAATTCGATGTCGCTCTGAATGCCGGGAACCCGCCGGATCTGTATTTCCACAGTGTAGATGGAACGTATGTGAACACGGGGCTCGGGCTTGAACTGGACAGCTACCTGACACCTGAGATCAAGGACGACTATCTGCCAGGTACGCTGGAGTTAGGCCAGATTCAGGGGAAACAGTATGGACTGCCTCTATATCAATTCCAATGGGCTTGGGGTGGCAACAAACGCATTCTGGAGGAAGCGGGTATCGACTGGAAATCCATTCAGCAAAATGGCTGGACCTGGTCCGAATTCAACGATGCCGCGGCCAAGTTGACCCAAACGCTCGATGGCGGGAAGAAGCAGTATGCGTTGGTTACGGATGGTACATCGCTCGACTTCATTGAAATGCTGTCCCGAAACAACGGCATGATTGATGTTCTTGATACAGACGGCACGTTCCAATGGAATGATGGACGCATTCTGGACACTCTTTCTTTTATTAAAAATCTGATGGATCAAGGATATATGCCGAAGGAAACGGCGGCTCTCGCTCCAGCGAAACGGACGGATATGTTCTACGCGGGGGAAACGGCCATTATCTCCAAAGCGATTCCTTATTATGATGTGATGATTCAGAACCGCAACAAGGACATTGATGATGGCAAGGTGCAGGGAGAGAAGATTGATTTTGTCCTGTTGCCTGTACCGCATAATGATGATCAACCTGCGGCCACAACGATGGGTGGCGAAGGGTATGTCGCCTTCAAACAGAAGAAGGACAAGGGTGAACAGCATGCCAAAAATACGTTCCTGGTGATGGAGGCACTTAGTGGTGCCAAAGCAGGGAACTCGGCCAATGAACTGGCGCTTCCATTCGTAAGACAGTCCCAAGTGGATCTGTTTAAAGGAAAAGAGCTTGGTCAACCGGATAATCTGGCTGCTGCGAAAGTCATGGCAGAGAATATCGCTATGCCGGTAGTGCTTGAACTGGACATCGACAAGGCGTCTCAACAAAAACAATTTAAGGAACAGGTTGTGAAGCCAAACATTCAGGCGCTGTTCTCAGGTGAGAAAACACCGGAGCAGATCGCAGAAGACTTCAAGAACAAAGGGCAGCAGATGTTTGGACAATAA